The Hyphomonas sediminis genome contains a region encoding:
- a CDS encoding glycosyltransferase family 2 protein, whose protein sequence is MSGEISVILPTFNRANMIAETLDSLIAQTRPVREILVIDDGSTDNTHDVIMRYAQKVTYIRKENGGKASALNLGLERCTGDYIWICDDDDLLEPDACERLAGALDADSTLGFAAGKHEDFTIDSRTGTRLIKPPGLWRPSQPEEIFSDLLDGCHIFQPGLIVRREVYKQVGNFNRAFIRSQDYEMLLRIARATRGRLFPERVYLHREHAGDRGTAKERFSAKENNAKWIQFHRMIFEPLMADLNDRELLPQDVWSRPDVVPVMERVALLKRGRVFARHMMWEEALETFGKVAQLQPDIPFSPFEKDLVIGATASNFGCAPIYEAPANRSELMELKHISPTGRTIAALIGRSIHWRIRRALQKRKLRQAARMTTFALRSQI, encoded by the coding sequence ATGTCAGGCGAAATTAGCGTCATTCTGCCCACCTTCAATAGGGCCAATATGATCGCGGAGACGTTGGATTCTCTAATCGCGCAAACCCGCCCTGTGCGAGAAATTCTTGTTATAGATGATGGGTCCACTGACAATACCCATGACGTCATCATGCGGTACGCTCAGAAGGTCACGTATATCCGCAAAGAGAATGGCGGCAAGGCGAGTGCGCTGAACCTGGGCCTGGAACGATGCACAGGCGATTATATCTGGATCTGCGATGATGACGATCTGCTGGAGCCTGATGCTTGCGAACGTTTGGCCGGCGCGCTTGATGCAGACTCGACCCTCGGATTCGCGGCGGGGAAACATGAGGACTTTACGATCGATAGCCGAACAGGCACGCGACTGATCAAACCTCCAGGCCTGTGGCGCCCTTCTCAGCCGGAAGAGATCTTTTCTGATCTACTTGATGGCTGCCATATCTTCCAGCCAGGCCTTATTGTCCGCCGCGAAGTCTACAAACAGGTCGGCAACTTCAATCGGGCCTTCATCCGGTCTCAGGACTACGAGATGCTGCTGCGCATAGCGCGTGCAACGCGCGGACGCCTATTCCCGGAACGGGTCTATCTTCACCGGGAGCATGCTGGCGATCGTGGAACGGCAAAGGAACGATTCTCTGCCAAGGAAAACAATGCGAAATGGATTCAGTTCCATCGCATGATCTTCGAACCGCTGATGGCGGACCTTAACGACCGCGAGCTGTTGCCTCAAGATGTCTGGTCGCGCCCCGATGTTGTGCCCGTCATGGAGCGCGTTGCTCTACTCAAACGGGGCCGTGTATTCGCGCGCCACATGATGTGGGAAGAAGCCCTGGAAACCTTTGGAAAAGTCGCCCAGCTGCAGCCCGATATCCCGTTCAGCCCATTCGAAAAGGATCTCGTAATCGGGGCAACCGCATCGAACTTTGGCTGCGCCCCTATTTACGAAGCGCCCGCCAACCGTTCCGAACTGATGGAATTGAAACACATTTCTCCCACAGGCCGGACGATTGCGGCACTGATCGGCAGGTCCATCCACTGGCGTATCCGCCGAGCCCTGCAAAAGCGCAAACTGCGACAGGCCGCGCGGATGACGACTTTTGCTTTGCGCAGTCAGATCTAA
- a CDS encoding type I polyketide synthase has translation MADENSIAIVGMAGHFPGARSVREYWNMLSAGRDATRWLNEEELIAAGVPFSTIQDPNYIRATMQLPDMEMFDAGFFGFSPKEAAILDPQHRHFLECSWEALEDAGHMPDKFDGAIGVFGGCGMQAYLAFNLLSNPELVENWGMFLLRHTGNDKDFLTTRVSYLLDLHGPSVGVQTACSTSLVAIHQACQSLLSRECDMALAGGASIDLPHGRGYRYAEGEILSSTGYCRAFDDAADGTLFGSGAAVVALRRLDDALRDGDNIHAVILGSAINNDGARKAGYLAPSIDGQAMAASEALAVAGVEPDSVEYIEAHGTGTLVGDPIELSALQQAYDGAGAGSIGIGSVKTNIGHLDTAAGIASLIKVALAMRGEKLPATLNFNSPNSRFNFGRSPFKVVGDSRDWQRGAKPRRAGVNSLGVGGTNAHVILEEAPARPGAMTSGPYVFPLSAKTKESLDGLIAKWRDFSGDPGPDFCIANAAFTLQTGRRDFNHRAAVVASNMAELADQLSANGAWKRTAATAKDAKPRIVFMFPGGGAQYPNAGRSLYKNNAVFRTAADACFAALEPSLASDLRKVMFASEDFTAGSAALERPTYSLLAVFIVEYGLSKLWESWGVTPDAVIGHSAGEYAAAVLAGVMSLQDAIAVVLERGALFESAPAGGMISVQHDEASVRRLLGDDLDIAVLNSPQVTVVSGADEPLAEFSKRLAAEGIKHAPVRIKVAAHSRMLDSGLERFRKRLESVKLSAPKVDFINNLVGEVADPNLMSKPDYWVNHLRGCVRFADGLSAALSSPDVILVEVGPGQALCALAGLVQSEHSARGCVPTLPTAVDPQDDQAYALSAFGNLWTLGVPVDFARVRKGEGLRRISLPTYAFERQRHWIEPGKGRADNDDEVQQILRRADISSWIEARVFKKAPIETAGRRKRKHVIFSDGSDAAFGLIDRLVARGDSCIVVSHDPAADQPRGDGSGFAFDAGAEDYAPLIEALSNEPSEPDTVLFFWPRLFAGSDKRLGAFDASFTLAKALQLTGWAEGAHFVALTQNALAVSAGDHCDAMQAAVLGPWQMLAAEQSGVRSRVVDLDTEASAADMADNILKEIDSDGGAPVAAWRKGERFTPALERSAIPLDRNKLRERGVYLITGGLGGIGMELAQYLAETVKARLVLVGRSSIPPRESWGTLAEGRGPSADVAKVRDLLALEALGAEVLAISADVSDEEDMQRVLEEVRDRFGAVNGLFHGAGTINDAPMAMKSLEDAHGVLAAKADGAAVLDRLFPEGEVDLFAVFSSTSMLITPPGQSDYVAANAIAESVAASRCDGMIITWGVWSDVGMAKRAADTGASGEGGILHPLLGAKSDSRDGKLHFHQTYSEAALWALAEHRIGTKAVLPGAAYVEIASAAALAGGMGDAVEISRLNYVVPLVIQPRQSRQVRTTLTPLEDDGYHIEVESRVHAGEGWLLHFDASISKRMSADTSPIGQVSCPDEVSAELLTLDSRGVGFGPRWKNVVHARTGECVATAEFVLAPEFASDLRSYRIHPALFDTSFAVGLFLLENDAERGVFAPVSIDEVRIFGALKQRFSAVCRMQSVEEDAASFDIDLRDETGGVLLEIRGASFRRVTFSGEVPTLPNPDADIRERLMAEGIRSAESRAVFEQIFTQGASSIVVTPVSIAQILHLTRAPADTMSATGKKAGDGKAVNAGDPVEQRLAQMCAEILGVDTLGLDEEFLSYGGGSLTGVRLFARIRREMGVELALSALLQAPTIRALAVMVREQLPEDAAETHGAEAEANSGEAGTAEAAEPAQGTVSELPKKPAAKPITKSRWTPLVRMVPGASEKKPVFLIHGAGGTALVFKPLADGLKCGSPVYGVEAQGIDGSLPILETIEEMAELYVRHILSLDPVGPYRLVGYSGGGVIAVEMAHQLKQSGREVEFLCMLDTLAPQEMYRPIRIDNEVKRLAGKMKGWTKLDFGEIGARAVKRANKVVEKVRSRFEPKPPPAPKSHIEIFSRQVIDGYKRAQKLYHPPQYEGDALLYRAKNAELPFERAGNKLGWDGILTGNMEVVVLDADHYNILRTPNIEAVAEDISRRLEALDAETTPVSEVA, from the coding sequence ATGGCCGATGAGAACAGTATCGCCATTGTTGGCATGGCCGGACATTTTCCGGGCGCGCGTTCTGTCCGAGAGTATTGGAACATGCTGTCGGCAGGGCGCGATGCCACCCGCTGGCTGAACGAAGAAGAGCTGATCGCCGCTGGCGTGCCGTTCTCCACTATTCAGGATCCGAACTATATTCGCGCAACAATGCAGTTGCCGGATATGGAAATGTTCGACGCTGGATTCTTCGGATTCAGTCCGAAGGAAGCTGCGATCCTCGACCCTCAGCACCGTCACTTTTTGGAATGCAGCTGGGAAGCGCTGGAGGACGCCGGGCATATGCCGGACAAGTTCGATGGCGCCATTGGCGTGTTCGGCGGATGCGGCATGCAGGCCTATCTGGCATTCAACCTGCTCAGCAATCCGGAGCTGGTGGAAAACTGGGGGATGTTCCTTCTGCGCCACACGGGCAACGACAAGGACTTCCTGACGACGCGGGTTTCCTACCTGCTGGACCTGCACGGGCCGAGCGTTGGCGTGCAGACGGCTTGTTCAACGTCTCTGGTTGCAATCCATCAGGCGTGCCAGAGCCTTTTGTCGCGCGAATGTGATATGGCGCTCGCGGGCGGCGCCAGCATCGACCTGCCGCATGGCCGCGGGTATCGGTATGCGGAAGGTGAGATCCTGTCATCCACCGGGTACTGTCGCGCGTTTGACGATGCTGCCGATGGGACGCTGTTTGGCAGCGGCGCAGCAGTTGTTGCGCTTCGCCGCCTAGACGACGCGCTGCGGGATGGCGATAACATTCATGCGGTGATCCTCGGCTCCGCCATCAATAATGATGGGGCACGCAAAGCCGGATATCTGGCGCCAAGTATTGATGGTCAGGCGATGGCTGCCTCTGAGGCTCTGGCTGTGGCGGGCGTCGAGCCGGACTCCGTTGAATACATTGAAGCACACGGAACAGGCACGCTGGTGGGTGATCCGATCGAGCTGTCTGCGCTTCAGCAGGCGTATGATGGCGCAGGCGCCGGCTCCATCGGGATCGGCTCTGTGAAGACCAATATCGGCCACCTCGACACAGCGGCTGGCATCGCCTCGCTGATCAAGGTTGCCCTTGCCATGCGCGGCGAAAAACTGCCTGCGACGCTGAATTTCAACAGCCCCAACAGCCGGTTCAATTTCGGACGCAGCCCGTTCAAGGTCGTTGGTGACAGCCGCGATTGGCAGCGCGGCGCGAAGCCGCGCCGGGCCGGGGTCAACTCCCTCGGCGTAGGCGGAACCAACGCGCACGTTATTTTGGAGGAGGCGCCTGCGCGCCCCGGCGCAATGACGAGCGGCCCCTACGTGTTTCCGCTTTCGGCAAAAACCAAAGAGTCCCTTGATGGCCTGATCGCGAAATGGCGCGATTTTTCAGGTGATCCGGGGCCGGATTTCTGCATCGCAAATGCAGCCTTCACTCTGCAGACGGGACGGCGTGATTTCAATCACCGCGCCGCAGTTGTCGCGTCAAACATGGCAGAACTTGCGGATCAACTGTCGGCAAACGGCGCCTGGAAAAGAACTGCCGCCACGGCAAAGGATGCCAAGCCGCGCATCGTATTCATGTTCCCGGGCGGCGGCGCGCAATATCCGAATGCCGGCAGGTCTCTGTACAAGAACAATGCTGTGTTCCGCACCGCAGCGGACGCATGTTTCGCGGCCCTGGAGCCAAGCCTCGCGAGCGATCTTCGCAAGGTGATGTTTGCGTCCGAAGACTTTACCGCAGGATCAGCGGCGCTGGAGCGGCCGACCTATTCCTTGCTGGCAGTCTTCATCGTTGAATACGGCTTGTCGAAACTCTGGGAGAGTTGGGGCGTAACGCCCGATGCCGTGATCGGGCACAGCGCGGGAGAATACGCTGCCGCAGTTCTGGCCGGTGTCATGTCCTTGCAGGATGCTATTGCAGTCGTTTTGGAGCGCGGTGCGCTGTTCGAAAGCGCGCCCGCAGGCGGAATGATCAGTGTTCAGCATGATGAAGCGAGTGTGCGGAGACTGCTGGGTGACGATCTCGATATTGCCGTTCTGAATTCGCCACAGGTGACGGTTGTTTCGGGGGCGGATGAACCGCTTGCCGAGTTTTCGAAGCGTCTTGCAGCCGAAGGCATCAAGCATGCACCGGTGCGCATCAAAGTGGCCGCGCATTCGCGTATGCTCGATAGCGGGCTCGAGCGGTTCCGTAAGCGGCTGGAGAGCGTGAAGCTGTCTGCGCCCAAGGTCGATTTTATCAACAACCTCGTGGGCGAAGTTGCCGACCCGAACCTAATGTCCAAGCCCGACTATTGGGTGAACCACCTTCGCGGGTGCGTGCGATTTGCCGATGGGCTCTCGGCGGCGCTTTCCTCGCCGGATGTTATTCTGGTTGAGGTGGGGCCGGGGCAGGCGCTGTGTGCGCTTGCCGGGCTGGTGCAATCGGAACATTCTGCTCGGGGATGCGTGCCGACATTGCCGACAGCCGTCGATCCGCAAGACGACCAGGCTTACGCGCTTTCCGCATTCGGCAATCTCTGGACGCTCGGCGTTCCGGTAGATTTTGCGCGGGTGCGGAAAGGGGAAGGGCTTCGGCGGATATCGCTGCCGACTTACGCCTTTGAGCGGCAACGTCACTGGATCGAGCCCGGAAAAGGCCGGGCGGATAACGATGACGAGGTTCAGCAAATCCTGCGGCGTGCCGACATATCCTCCTGGATTGAGGCGCGCGTCTTCAAGAAGGCACCGATTGAGACCGCCGGGCGGAGGAAACGAAAGCATGTGATCTTCAGCGATGGCAGCGATGCTGCTTTCGGTCTGATCGACCGGTTGGTGGCGCGCGGAGATTCCTGTATCGTCGTCTCGCATGATCCGGCGGCGGATCAGCCGCGCGGAGACGGATCGGGCTTTGCATTTGATGCCGGGGCCGAGGATTACGCTCCACTCATTGAGGCATTGTCGAACGAACCGTCTGAGCCCGACACGGTTCTTTTCTTCTGGCCGCGACTTTTTGCGGGCAGCGACAAGCGTCTGGGCGCTTTCGACGCCAGCTTTACGCTGGCCAAAGCCCTGCAACTCACCGGCTGGGCTGAAGGCGCACACTTTGTTGCATTGACACAGAACGCCTTGGCGGTCAGCGCCGGAGACCACTGCGACGCCATGCAGGCCGCCGTTTTGGGGCCGTGGCAGATGCTCGCGGCAGAGCAGTCTGGCGTCCGGTCACGCGTGGTTGACCTGGATACAGAAGCCAGCGCGGCAGATATGGCAGACAACATCCTGAAGGAAATTGATAGCGATGGGGGCGCGCCAGTTGCCGCCTGGCGTAAGGGCGAGCGGTTTACACCGGCGCTTGAGCGCAGCGCGATTCCGCTCGACCGCAACAAGCTGCGCGAACGCGGCGTCTATCTGATCACCGGCGGCCTTGGCGGCATTGGCATGGAGCTGGCACAGTATCTTGCCGAAACGGTCAAGGCGCGTCTGGTTTTGGTGGGGCGCTCGAGTATTCCGCCTAGAGAGAGCTGGGGCACCCTGGCAGAGGGCCGAGGGCCATCCGCCGATGTCGCAAAAGTACGGGATTTGCTCGCGCTTGAAGCGTTGGGGGCAGAAGTTCTGGCGATCTCTGCCGATGTTTCCGATGAAGAAGACATGCAACGCGTTCTGGAAGAGGTTCGGGACCGATTTGGCGCCGTCAATGGTTTGTTCCATGGCGCCGGCACGATCAACGATGCGCCCATGGCGATGAAATCCCTGGAAGATGCGCATGGAGTGCTTGCGGCGAAGGCCGATGGTGCTGCTGTTCTCGACCGTCTGTTCCCTGAAGGTGAGGTCGATCTGTTTGCGGTGTTTTCATCAACCAGTATGCTGATTACTCCTCCCGGGCAAAGTGACTATGTGGCTGCCAATGCGATTGCTGAGTCGGTTGCTGCGTCGCGATGCGACGGGATGATTATCACCTGGGGCGTGTGGTCCGATGTCGGCATGGCGAAGCGTGCGGCTGATACTGGTGCGTCAGGCGAGGGTGGCATTCTTCATCCGTTGCTCGGAGCGAAGTCTGATAGCCGAGACGGTAAATTGCATTTCCACCAAACCTATTCTGAAGCGGCCCTGTGGGCGCTGGCCGAGCACCGGATTGGCACCAAGGCCGTTCTTCCGGGGGCGGCTTATGTCGAGATTGCCAGCGCCGCGGCGTTGGCAGGCGGCATGGGCGATGCGGTGGAGATCAGCAGGCTGAATTATGTGGTGCCGTTGGTGATCCAGCCGCGTCAATCGCGTCAGGTGCGTACCACGCTGACGCCGCTTGAGGACGATGGATACCACATTGAAGTGGAAAGCCGCGTTCATGCCGGCGAAGGTTGGCTGCTGCACTTTGACGCCAGCATCTCCAAACGCATGTCTGCGGATACAAGCCCGATTGGCCAAGTTTCCTGCCCGGATGAGGTGTCAGCAGAGTTGCTGACGCTCGATAGCCGTGGTGTCGGCTTTGGTCCGCGTTGGAAAAACGTGGTGCACGCAAGAACAGGGGAATGTGTCGCGACCGCTGAGTTCGTTCTCGCGCCAGAGTTCGCATCCGATCTTAGAAGCTATCGTATTCACCCGGCCCTGTTCGACACCAGCTTTGCGGTTGGTCTGTTCTTGCTGGAAAACGACGCCGAACGCGGCGTGTTCGCGCCTGTGTCTATCGATGAGGTAAGAATATTCGGCGCTCTGAAGCAGCGGTTCTCGGCGGTGTGCCGTATGCAGTCTGTCGAAGAAGACGCCGCGTCCTTTGATATTGACCTTAGGGATGAAACGGGCGGCGTGTTGCTGGAAATCCGTGGCGCGTCCTTCCGGCGGGTCACCTTTTCTGGTGAAGTGCCGACGCTTCCCAATCCGGATGCAGATATTCGGGAACGTCTAATGGCGGAGGGGATCCGTTCAGCTGAGTCCCGCGCTGTGTTTGAGCAGATCTTCACGCAAGGCGCCTCCTCCATTGTCGTTACGCCAGTGTCGATTGCTCAGATCCTGCATTTGACACGGGCGCCTGCGGACACAATGTCTGCCACCGGCAAGAAGGCAGGAGACGGTAAGGCGGTGAACGCGGGAGATCCCGTCGAGCAAAGGCTCGCCCAGATGTGCGCCGAAATCCTGGGAGTTGACACACTTGGGCTCGACGAAGAGTTTCTTTCTTACGGCGGCGGATCGCTGACCGGTGTTCGACTGTTTGCTCGTATTCGCCGCGAGATGGGCGTTGAGCTGGCTTTGAGCGCGTTGTTGCAAGCGCCAACCATCCGTGCCCTCGCAGTTATGGTGCGCGAACAATTGCCGGAAGATGCAGCGGAAACTCACGGTGCGGAAGCAGAGGCGAATTCCGGAGAGGCCGGAACGGCAGAGGCGGCAGAGCCAGCTCAGGGTACGGTATCGGAATTGCCGAAAAAACCGGCCGCAAAACCAATCACCAAGAGCCGCTGGACACCTCTGGTGAGAATGGTGCCGGGCGCGTCGGAGAAGAAGCCGGTCTTCTTGATCCACGGCGCGGGCGGAACTGCGCTTGTGTTCAAGCCGCTTGCGGATGGGCTGAAGTGTGGCTCACCCGTATATGGTGTGGAGGCACAAGGCATCGACGGATCCCTGCCGATTCTGGAAACCATTGAAGAGATGGCGGAGCTTTATGTGCGTCATATTCTTTCTCTGGACCCGGTTGGCCCCTATCGATTGGTAGGATACTCCGGTGGCGGAGTGATCGCTGTCGAGATGGCGCATCAGCTGAAGCAAAGCGGACGGGAAGTCGAATTCCTGTGCATGCTTGATACGCTGGCGCCGCAAGAAATGTATCGCCCGATCCGGATAGACAATGAGGTCAAACGCCTAGCCGGGAAAATGAAAGGGTGGACTAAACTTGATTTCGGAGAGATCGGCGCCCGAGCTGTAAAACGGGCGAATAAGGTTGTTGAAAAGGTTCGCTCACGGTTTGAGCCCAAACCGCCGCCGGCACCGAAATCACACATCGAAATCTTCTCCCGGCAAGTTATCGACGGGTACAAACGGGCTCAGAAGCTGTACCATCCTCCGCAATATGAAGGTGATGCATTGTTATACCGCGCGAAGAATGCCGAGCTACCCTTCGAACGCGCAGGCAACAAGCTGGGCTGGGATGGTATTCTGACGGGAAATATGGAAGTCGTTGTGCTCGACGCGGATCACTACAACATCCTCAGAACCCCCAATATCGAAGCTGTCGCCGAGGATATTTCCCGCCGGCTTGAGGCGCTGGACGCAGAAACGACTCCTGTATCCGAGGTCGCGTGA
- a CDS encoding sulfotransferase family protein → MMPHEPLFVIGAPRSGNTLTRRVFMASGQIYIPPETYVFGEILSRWPKWRGLTWREKVFLACAYFDRHPHRDDFEVGSFTPLWQRLEQAPKAAQTVHRFYDELYAFLAVEHGFTTARWGDKTPWNTTYLKNIVKAYPNAYYLYLKRDGVDAVASQVKAGMRSIRDSGQRWIDANNACLKYLKSARRAPLSVSYEELVQEPEAVFRRIFDWAGLEFDVEYLTRVPAKLADVGRHAHHEAVTRPITPASIGLGRRTLTSEQMSELPPGFYEMMQKLSYGAK, encoded by the coding sequence ATGATGCCGCATGAACCGCTTTTTGTAATTGGTGCGCCGAGATCCGGCAATACGCTGACGCGTCGTGTGTTCATGGCCTCTGGGCAAATCTACATTCCCCCGGAGACCTACGTCTTTGGTGAGATTCTGTCGCGCTGGCCAAAATGGCGCGGTCTCACTTGGCGTGAGAAGGTGTTCCTTGCATGCGCCTATTTTGATCGTCATCCGCACCGTGATGATTTCGAAGTGGGTAGCTTTACGCCACTATGGCAGCGCCTGGAACAGGCACCCAAGGCAGCGCAAACTGTGCACCGGTTTTATGATGAGCTGTATGCTTTCCTGGCCGTTGAGCATGGCTTTACGACGGCGCGCTGGGGCGACAAGACGCCTTGGAATACGACATATTTGAAGAACATCGTGAAAGCCTATCCGAATGCCTACTATCTTTATCTGAAGCGGGATGGTGTGGATGCCGTTGCCTCTCAGGTGAAGGCCGGAATGCGCAGCATTCGGGATTCCGGTCAGCGGTGGATAGATGCCAACAATGCTTGCTTGAAGTATCTGAAGTCTGCCCGGCGTGCACCGCTTTCCGTATCTTATGAGGAGTTGGTGCAAGAACCTGAGGCAGTCTTTCGTCGCATTTTCGACTGGGCAGGATTGGAGTTCGATGTTGAGTATCTGACCCGTGTGCCTGCGAAGCTCGCGGATGTCGGGCGCCATGCGCATCATGAGGCTGTTACCCGGCCGATTACTCCGGCGTCTATCGGGTTGGGAAGGCGAACTCTTACATCCGAGCAGATGTCCGAATTGCCACCCGGCTTTTATGAAATGATGCAGAAGTTGAGTTACGGCGCCAAGTAG
- a CDS encoding acyltransferase family protein: MTGTAPPPPSGHVDALTGLRGVAAFSVVLAHFTIRWTEQFNGESIYPYGDIVPSWLTPSLPVLAFGVNLFFLISGFVMVAFLRHSTSLFDFTVRRLSRLWPVLILCSALTTLIIMGVGIHNRFESLQGWAVTPLEFVSSILFIDPADIGRMTGNPNLDWVDGAYWTLWVDVRFYVLVAIVYRLFSDRKNFAIAWVFIQAISVAILFLQSYLEVPVHWTAGAILQPSYLYWFTLGMAACYYVQLKERDLAFMLAAAGAIALVLESVISARLYFDGAVLPQLGIYLGLVLVFSLSLFKSPITPLLTGRTVLLLGAVSFPLYIFHQRAGLTAMVFFDDLGVPTQLILPLVTALVVAIAIALHFFVERPVRQLALKITGPWVNRAEHKFAFAKFRKGRTVAQMERTDAVGSQP, from the coding sequence ATGACAGGCACCGCCCCACCGCCCCCTTCCGGTCATGTCGACGCGCTTACCGGACTCCGCGGCGTTGCCGCCTTTTCTGTTGTTCTGGCGCACTTTACCATTCGCTGGACTGAACAGTTCAACGGCGAATCCATCTATCCGTATGGCGATATTGTTCCCAGCTGGCTAACCCCTAGCCTGCCAGTACTCGCATTTGGCGTGAACCTGTTCTTCCTCATTTCCGGCTTCGTGATGGTCGCCTTCCTGCGCCACTCCACCAGCTTGTTTGACTTCACAGTTCGTCGCCTGAGCCGACTGTGGCCGGTCCTAATTCTCTGTTCGGCGCTGACGACACTGATCATTATGGGAGTCGGCATTCACAATCGCTTTGAGTCACTTCAGGGCTGGGCTGTCACACCGCTGGAGTTCGTCAGCTCAATCCTGTTCATCGACCCCGCCGACATTGGCCGGATGACTGGCAATCCAAATCTGGATTGGGTGGACGGCGCATATTGGACGCTGTGGGTGGACGTTAGGTTCTACGTCCTGGTGGCAATTGTCTACCGCCTCTTCAGTGACCGGAAGAACTTTGCGATTGCATGGGTCTTCATTCAGGCCATCTCTGTGGCGATCCTGTTCCTTCAAAGCTACCTGGAAGTCCCCGTGCATTGGACGGCTGGCGCCATCCTGCAGCCTTCCTACCTCTACTGGTTCACCCTGGGCATGGCGGCTTGCTACTATGTGCAGCTCAAGGAACGGGATCTGGCATTTATGCTGGCCGCCGCCGGGGCTATCGCGCTCGTGCTTGAGAGCGTGATTTCAGCGCGGCTGTATTTCGACGGTGCAGTGCTGCCGCAGCTCGGCATCTACCTGGGGCTTGTCCTGGTATTTTCGCTGTCGCTGTTCAAATCTCCGATCACGCCCCTTCTGACAGGTCGCACTGTGCTGCTGCTGGGTGCAGTGTCTTTCCCGCTCTACATCTTCCACCAGCGCGCAGGCCTCACCGCTATGGTTTTCTTCGACGACCTCGGTGTGCCGACACAACTCATTCTGCCGCTTGTCACTGCGTTGGTTGTCGCCATCGCCATCGCCTTACACTTCTTCGTTGAGCGCCCTGTCCGCCAGCTCGCTCTGAAAATCACTGGGCCATGGGTAAATCGTGCAGAACATAAATTTGCGTTTGCCAAATTCCGGAAAGGGCGCACTGTCGCGCAAATGGAGCGCACCGATGCAGTTGGCAGCCAGCCATGA
- a CDS encoding alpha/beta hydrolase, with product MLAAFALLLLLLAWRESKGLIAPQWYSQPNPEGFSFSETPRSTFGIDFEDVSFSAPTGEVLRGWLVPAATPSDLVFVTLHGRAGDRRSHLKNLQMLRSTGAAVLLFDLRENGLSDGDSRGTGLAVREAEDAVAAAQEMRRRGYSQIVVFGCSLGGSAAVIAAAKEPSISGVIAEASIARFEDFVADGLSSRLKKRGVHAGWIARLWGRLVVSLARSRAGISEYIAPEDVISEISPRPILIVHGSQDPTVSTSHAASLISMAGPSAEMWLIEGSAHCDGPQVAQEEYHRRVADFVGRLSSATTDVRR from the coding sequence TTGCTGGCGGCGTTTGCTCTTTTGCTCCTTCTCCTTGCTTGGAGGGAGTCAAAGGGACTAATCGCTCCGCAATGGTATAGTCAGCCGAACCCGGAAGGCTTCTCCTTTTCCGAAACACCCCGATCTACATTCGGGATTGATTTTGAAGATGTAAGCTTTTCGGCCCCAACTGGGGAAGTTCTGCGTGGATGGTTGGTTCCGGCGGCAACTCCATCTGATCTCGTGTTTGTGACGCTTCATGGGCGTGCAGGGGATCGACGAAGCCATTTGAAAAACCTGCAGATGCTCCGCTCGACCGGGGCCGCCGTGTTGCTGTTCGACCTGCGCGAAAACGGCTTGAGCGATGGCGATAGCCGAGGGACTGGACTGGCTGTGCGGGAAGCGGAAGATGCCGTGGCAGCGGCGCAGGAGATGCGTCGTCGGGGCTATTCACAGATCGTTGTGTTTGGCTGTTCCCTGGGGGGATCGGCAGCTGTCATCGCGGCAGCAAAGGAGCCATCCATATCAGGTGTGATCGCGGAAGCATCAATCGCGCGTTTTGAGGATTTCGTAGCCGACGGACTTTCCTCCCGGCTGAAAAAACGCGGCGTGCACGCGGGCTGGATCGCGCGGCTATGGGGGCGACTGGTCGTGTCTCTAGCCAGATCTCGTGCGGGGATTTCCGAGTATATTGCTCCTGAAGATGTGATTTCTGAGATCAGTCCGCGACCGATACTCATTGTGCACGGCAGCCAAGATCCCACTGTTTCAACGTCTCATGCAGCATCCTTGATCAGCATGGCTGGACCCAGCGCGGAGATGTGGCTGATTGAGGGGAGCGCCCACTGCGACGGCCCTCAGGTTGCACAGGAAGAATATCATCGCCGCGTAGCAGACTTCGTCGGTAGACTGAGCAGCGCGACTACAGATGTCAGGAGGTAG